The DNA window AATTGGGGCACGTGGAGGAAACGTTGAGCACGGCGGTGATGCCCGCCGCGGTGAGGGTCTCTCTGCGCGACGAGTGCAAGGCGCTGCCCAAGTACAGGAAGGGCAGCAGCTCCACGGGACCATCCTTTACAGGATCAGAAGATCGGTCATTAGAAAAGTGAACCTTGGTTCGTGACATTTGAGCTGTTGTTGATGCAGCGTCACCCACTGCAGCGTGGAATTGACCATACCCGGTCATATGCTGGCGTCCTTCGACCTGTCCCTGTCGGCTCGGCCTCCACTGCGGGATCCTCGCTGGCAGAGAGGCAACACAGGTCTGGGTAGGCCTCTGAAAAGCCCTCAAATCCACCTAAACGGAGGTCAGACTATTAACAAGCTTGCCTATAAGATGCCATTAATGTCCATTAAAAAGTAATAACTCAAATGAATAAACGAGACAACAAAGTCCACAAAATGTGGGTTTGTTTCACTGAGGAATAAATAAACTTGTCATCAACGTgccaaaaaccttttttttcccccccactaTAAAACAAAACACGTTTTTACCTTGTAGAAAGCAGATCTGCGTCTGCGTCTCGTTCTGCAGGGCGCTCAGCAGCATTTTGACCACGCTCTCCGGCTTCAGCTCCTTCACGCAGCGGCTGCCCTCATCCAAAACCACCACGGCGGAGAACTCGGCGCGCCGCAGCCGCCCCAGGAGCGACTTGTCCGGGATGAGCCACTCCAGAGCCACCACCGAGCTCTTGGACCTGCGACGCAGCATTGAATTCCAGTTGACGTTCCTGGACTCGTAAATGTGTGCGAGAGAAAAATCCAGGAACGGCCTGCAGTCCAGCACCACGCACCCCGCACAGGGGTACTGGTCCGGCTGGCTCCCGAGGAGGTGAACCAGCTCATTTCCAGTTATCTCCAACGGCTCGATAGATGCCATGACTTCCAGAGGTCTTAAGGTGATTCGATAATTAAGTCCTTTACTTTAGacgcaacatttaaaaaaacatttcccCCAGACAATTTCAAGCGCTGTGCGTGAAAAGCTACTTTTACCGGATATTCAGAGCTGCTGTAAAAAGATGTGCTCAACGCTCGGGTAACTCCTGTTTAATTCACCGTCCAGTTTAATCGTCTTATCTGGAGTTTCACTTCTTCATTGATAACAGCTGTGCGATGGGCGGGGTTATGGCAACCACGCCCCCAGTGTAGCACAGTAACAGGACGTCACGGGCGGAATCCCCAAATATGGACTAGCCGGCACTCCTTATATGGACACTGACGTCAACCCCGATTTTCCTACCCCGCACGTGGTCGTTGGGGTTCATCCCTTATTTTCGTTCTGAATGACGCGAAAGACACGACTACCAAACGTGAAACATCAGCCTCCAGAGGAAAGATTGAGGCCTCACTTCCTTATTATGGTCAGAATGAACCTGCGTTCTGAACCTATTCGGATTAGACTGCACTTTCCCTTCAGACTGTATTTGTGATCCAGAGGTTTTCCCAGCAGAGCAGGTTTTGTCGGTGCACAGAAAGCACCGATCTGTGGGGAAAGTGGTTAGTTTGTCAGTAAATGTTACTCAGTTGTGATTTGGAGGCTGCTCTTTTAAGTACCACGGAGAGTACTGTCTCAAAATAAACTGCAACGTGCTTTTTCATCACAACCTTGCTTTAAATGGTTTTTCCTagggtttcttctttttttgaggTATAGAAAAATGAAGTTTAATTTAGGTGATTACATTAAGAAGAAAAACTTGTTCaattttgtaatatttgtattttcGAAAACCTATTTCTCTATTTTAGTAATATCATTTAACACCATAGTAACGTGAGGCATCCTTTTAGAACTGGATTACATTCACTGGAAATGTGCTGGTCAGAAAAGGTTAAATAACATGGAATCTTTTTCTTCATCGTCCTCTGACCCAGATTAAAATACTTCTGTCATCCCACACAGGTCTCCCACTCGAACATCTGACTAGTTTTTCATCTTCCCacttcccctccccctccagtcTTTGCTGGCAGACCCTCATCAGCACTCCCTCACACTCTTCATGACTGTCAGCAGACCTGACAATCAAGGACGACTGTGACGCACTGTATTGGTGGGGGTGTCtcaaatatgttgtttttcttggttTTCTTTGGAACCTTCATCCCCCATTTAAGCCCAGAAACAGcactcctcacacatcctgtcAGACCTCCATGTCAGCCTCCACAGGTTGAGACACAAAGCAACCTTCAGGTTGTATTATTGTGCCATTCGTCTTTGGCTTAACTGGTGATCCGTGTTTCCAAATACTGGCTGGGACTTTGTCTGGAAAACCTGAGCAATGATTAAAGATTACACATCTGACTTAGTTGTTTATTTCCAGACAGTTGTGACTCATAAATAATTCATAAACTCTGTATAACTTACCCGTGTAAGCATTTTATATCGCTCTTTACGTCTGGTTTCGACTCCACTTACAGTAATTGACAGTTTCATGAACTGCGAAAGGTGAAAAAGACAAACGCTGACACAACCATGATGCACAAGTTGATGATGAAGACGAGTATTTGAAGTGATGACACCTTCTTTGAATATCTTTGAGTCACAGTGAAAACAAGCAATAAAGGAGTATCAAACACGGTGATGACTGTCCTCAACGCAAAAAAATACCAccttattttaaaatatatttaaacacCAAAATTGTACATTTGATGAAATTGTGTTGAAAACATTTAGTGGGATTTCTTTGCCCCCTCCACGCCCAGAGGGGATTAGGCAGGATTAATTGGAAGGCCGGGGCCATTAATCTCCTGAAAAACATTGTAATCTGGGAGATTGACCTCACCCCTGAGTCCTCTCTCAAACACCCACGTGACAATGCCATCATTCCATTCAGGCAAAAACGCTGCTttggtccagctcctccacatcgcTCCACTTGTTCACCATCAGCCTGCAGAAATCCAAACACACTCATTCCTGTTAAAGACCACATGTGCACCATTCCAGGTATATCACAAATGCTTGTGTTCTTAATAGTATGACACCTGTTCTGTTGCTGCACCTTTTACCAGCATCACTTCCTGGAAGAGATGATGTCACCTGACAACATGATGCTTAATGCTGTGACTGGCTTCGAGTGTAAACAGCCCACCCGGTTAAATCATCTTCTGTCAGTTTAATGGAACACTCCTCATGACTAAAACGCCACTTCCTTTAACCTTGCATCATTtagtttgtcatgtttttttattgttctatTTCCTCTCGTCTCCGCACTTCCTGCCAGTTGTTCAGCCCCCTCCACCTACTTTCTGTTACCTACCCCATGAAAACGGTGAGGCCCACGAcagctgtcagactcagaaCAGTCACGACGGCCAGGAAAGGCACCAGGAAGGTCTCCGCATTTCCAAAGTAGAAGTCGTCTTcaagaggcagaggaggcagagTGATGAAGGATCTGACAGTTTGGATAGGAAGAGGAGAAACTGCGAAGAAATAGTGGtgataaaaacagacacacacttcaggGCTGTATTTTTGTCTGACAGTTCCAAACACAAGACGGTTTTAGTACATCATCACGTTTACATTATGAAAGTTATAGATGGAAGAAACATAAAATATAAGAAAGAGAAGCAgcataaaggaaaaataatcaaaGTGGTTGACACACCCAGCGCTCACCCCACACAcaaaccacccacccacatacacccacacacacacacccacacacaaaccatacacacacccacacacacacacacacacacacacacacacacacacacacacacacacacacacacacacacacacacacaaattacaaCCTTCCAAAACCCGGATGTCTCCAGATGACCTTTCTACATGAATTAATTTAAACAGAAAATAGTTGCTGGGTTTCCACAATAAGATTTGGGAACGTGGACGTCTGTCCTGTGTGTTTTTTAGGTTTTCAAGTGCCAAGTGTGATTGATGCTTTAGGGTTAAAGGTTGGGCCCAGGCCAAACTGGTTTTAAGTTTACATACTGTATTTCTAAGCCTTTAACCATTTGCACAtgtagtttatttttaaaatttttagCACTATTTTTCATTTCTTACCACTAAGCAGGAATTTGACTTGGTAGAAA is part of the Takifugu rubripes chromosome 21, fTakRub1.2, whole genome shotgun sequence genome and encodes:
- the dusp2 gene encoding dual specificity protein phosphatase 2 — protein: MASIEPLEITGNELVHLLGSQPDQYPCAGCVVLDCRPFLDFSLAHIYESRNVNWNSMLRRRSKSSVVALEWLIPDKSLLGRLRRAEFSAVVVLDEGSRCVKELKPESVVKMLLSALQNETQTQICFLQGGFEGFSEAYPDLCCLSASEDPAVEAEPTGTGRRTPAYDRDGPVELLPFLYLGSALHSSRRETLTAAGITAVLNVSSTCPNFYEGDFEYLRLTVEDSLAADIGACFSTAIAFIDSVKQRGGRVLVHCQAGISRSATICLAYLMHTQRVKLDEAFDFVKQRRQVISPNLAFMGQLLQFETDVLCRG